The Panicum virgatum strain AP13 chromosome 5K, P.virgatum_v5, whole genome shotgun sequence genome has a window encoding:
- the LOC120707071 gene encoding uncharacterized protein LOC120707071, with protein MSRFLRPAALADAAAGGLFSAASWSPSSPLALSATPSSSPSTPVGPSDATGHIALVRAHPGLRELNAMLTPASFLVDATQTLLGSALRIAPFYPGSLRLARDFLTEEILSAESESEDPADAAAKQAVNARMHMALLYARDGCLDDALDAMSLLAVEHSGNTLARLYAAALCHVLGRHQDGARWLREAAVPNFSRLELKIPFVEGILFSTLGSAPRAVAGSEELILATTLGLVEMSMWSFFKHGDLSERLEVLALMAFLRGVVARKLRRDSCRDDGSAPLQGSQDATPN; from the coding sequence ATGTCGCGCttcctccgccccgccgccctcgccgacgCAGCGGCCGGGGGGCTCTTCTCTGCAGCCTCGTGGAGCCCCTCCTCGCCCCTCGCGCTCTCGGCCACCCCCTCATCTtctccgtcgacgcccgtcggcCCCAGCGACGCCACCGGCCACATCGCCCTCGTCCGTGCGCACCCGGGCCTCCGCGAGCTCAACGCGATGCTCACCCCGGCCTCCTTCCTCGTCGACGCCACGCAGACTCTCCTCGGGAGTGCTCTGCGCATCGCGCCCTTCTACCCCGGGAGTCTCCGCCTGGCCCGCGACTTCCTCACCGAAGAGATCCTTTCCGCGGAGTCGGAGTCGGAGGACCCCGCCGATGCAGCGGCGAAGCAGGCAGTAAACGCCCGGATGCATATGGCCCTCCTCTATGCCCGCGACGGCTGCCTCGACGACGCGCTCGACGCCatgtcgctgctcgccgtggAGCACTCCGGCAACACCCTCGCGCGCCTCTACGCCGCCGCGCTCTGCCACGTCCTCGGCCGTCACCAGGACGGGGCCCGGTGGCTCCGCGAAGCCGCCGTGCCCAACTTCTCCCGCCTCGAGCTCAAGATACCGTTCGTGGAGGGCATCCTTTTCTCCACGCTCggctccgcgccgcgcgccgtggCGGGCTCAGAGGAGCTGATCCTGGCCACCACGCTCGGGCTGGTGGAGATGTCGATGTGGTCCTTTTTCAAGCACGGGGATCTGTCGGAGAGGCTCGAGGTGTTGGCCTTGATGGCATTCTTGCGTGGCGTCGTGGCGAGGAAGTTACGCAGAGATTCCTGCAGAGATGATGGATCAGCACCGTTACAGGGATCTCAGGACGCCACCCCAAACTAG
- the LOC120709838 gene encoding probable pectinesterase 67 codes for MARLCRLRLRLLPLLLLAAAAVLTSAPGGALAKSKLAKKSDDIVNGPLLTDKLKAKRTLIVGPDEEFKTVQSAIDAVPAGNAEWIIVHLRSGVHKGKVVIPKNKPFIFVRGNGKGRTSISHESASPDNAESAAFTVNADNVIVFGISFRNTARAGLVNNQEIRSVSAMVAGDKVAFYHCAFYSPHHTLFDSAGRHYYESCYIQGNIDFIFGSGQSIFQCPEIFVKPDRRTEILGSITAQDRKVDDDTSGFVFLKGKVYGVGEVYLGRVTAPDSRVIFADTYLSKTINPAGWTTIGYTGSTDKVMLAEFNCTGPGSDAAKRVPWSRRFTMNEATKYLSVDFINGKDWLPAYYY; via the exons ATGGCCCGGCtgtgccgcctccgcctccgcctcctccccttgctgctgctcgccgccgcggcggtgctgacgtcggcgcccggcggcgcgctcgccAAGTCGAAGCTCGCCAAGAAGAGCGACGACATCGTGAACGGGCCCCTCCTCACCGACAAGCTCAAGGCGAAGCGGACGCTGATCGTCGGCCCGGACGAGGAGTTCAAGACCGTGCAGTCCGCCATCGACGCCGTGCCCGCCGGCAACGCCGAGTGGATCATCGTCCACCTCCGCTCCGGCGTGCATAA GGGGAAAGTCGTGATCCCGAAGAACAAGCCGTTCATCTTCGTGAGGGGCAACGGCAAGGGCCGGACCTCCATCTCCCACGAGTCCGCCTCCCCCGACAACGCCGAGTCCGCAGCGTTCACCGTCAACGCCGACAATGTCATCGTCTTCGGCATCAGCTTCAGG AACACCGCCCGTGCCGGGCTTGTCAACAACCAGGAGATCCGCTCCGTTTCGGCGATGGTGGCCGGCGACAAGGTGGCCTTCTACCACTGCGCCTTCTACAGCCCCCACCACACCCTCTTCGACAGCGCCGGCCGCCACTACTACGAGAGCTGCTACATCCAGGGCAACATCGACTTCATCTTCGGCAGCGGCCAGTCCATATTCCAG TGCCCGGAGATCTTCGTGAAGCCTGACCGGCGGACGGAGATCCTGGGCTCCATCACCGCGCAGGACCGGAAGGTCGACGACGACACCAGCGGCTTCGTGTTCCTCAAGGGCAAGGTGTACGGCGTCGGCGAGGTCTACCTGGGCCGGGTCACCGCGCCCGACTCGCGCGTCATCTTCGCCGACACCTACCTCTCCAAGACCATCAACCCGGCCGGGTGGACCACCATAGGCTACACCGGCAGCACCGA TAAGGTGATGCTCGCGGAGTTCAACTGCACGGGGCCCGGCTCCGATGCGGCCAAGCGCGTGCCGTGGTCGCGGCGGTTCACCATGAATGAGGCGACCAAGTACCTCAGCGTCGACTTCATCAACGGCAAAGACTGGCTGCCGGCGTACTACTACTGA
- the LOC120710619 gene encoding uncharacterized protein LOC120710619: MAGRVLLRAAALGLAAAGAGALHAVSRWTPPREISPYVPSVRFMLLESTQGLQAALLGAHSLYGQHLRDVRARAEHDLALADVDRAEGGDPAAAADLRLLLAFLATRDGRADDALRIYEEAARDAPFDPRPRALAYHLCCFDRRHDESVRWSAAYRRLVPVIDGASQVPGLESHEMRELVRELFIAATMGGVFRILHPGDRAAVMDAACGAVDKGLVAALQDKELSATERLRLRALRVYLHAKVLLLINKEAREVANGGAEASPVS, encoded by the exons ATGGccggccgcgtcctcctccgcgccgccgcactcGGCCTCGCCGCAGCGGGGGCGGGGGCCCTCCACGCCGTCTCCAGGTGGACGCCGCCCAGGGAGATCTCTCCCTACGTCCCGTCCGTGAGGTTCATGTTACTGGAGTCCACGCAGGGCCTCCAGGCCGCCCTGCTCGGCGCGCACTCGCTCTACGGCCAGCACCTCCGCGAcgtccgcgcccgcgccgagcACGACCTCGCGCTCGCCGACGTCGACCGCGCCGAGGGCGGcgaccccgccgcggccgccgacctccgcctcctcctcgcgttCCTCGCCACCCGCGACGGCCGCGCCGACGACGCCCTGCGCATCTACGAGGAGGCGGCCCGCGACGCGCCGTTCGACCCTCGCCCCCGCGCCCTCGCCTACCACCTGTGCTGCTTCGACCGGCGACACGACGAGTCGGTGCGGTGGAGCGCGGCCTACCGCCGCCTCGTCCCGGTCATCGACGGCGCAAGCCAGGTTCCGGGGTTGGAGTCCCACGAGATGCGGGAGCTCGTCCGCGAGCTGTTCATCGCGGCGACGATGGGCGGCGTCTTTAGGATCCTCCACCCCGGGGACAGGGCCGCCGTCATGGACGCGGCCTGCGGCGCAGTAGACAAGGGGCTAGTCGCTGCGCTGCAGGACAAGGAGCTGTCAGCGACAGAGAGGCTTCGTCTGCGAGCTCTCCGCGTGTATCTGCACGCCAAGGTGCTGCTTCTCATCAACAAGGAGGCGAGGGAAGTGGCCAACGGTGGTGCGGAGGCATCTCCTGTTTCATG A
- the LOC120709837 gene encoding 1-aminocyclopropane-1-carboxylate oxidase homolog 6-like has protein sequence MASGDDDAALALFRFHESRGGVRALVESGVTTVPPLFLAPTAPVSSAAVNFVVPSVDLSLPRSDAVALVRAAARSSGIFQVTNHGVPAGTVDSALSVVRAFNEQPFAARSPLYSVSSTGAVTYATVPIPRPTDGQPVTTPLLSWRDSLILRFDDRPRDPDLRNLPAACRDSLLEYRRSLTRLGKEIAGLLAEGLGVGAERLDPVEGVLMQCHYHPPCPEPERALGSREHTDGSLFTVLSQDGVGGLQVRLDGGEWVDVAPGAGTLLVNIGDVLKVVSNDEYTSVEHRVVIKSAQEPRVSIALFFNPAKHGETDFVFGPLPELVTEEKPARYRSLSWQQMLDNRSALGHAKPSALDQFRVTASLS, from the exons ATGGcctccggcgacgacgacgccgcgtTGGCCCTGTTCAGGTTCCACGAGTCCCGAGGCGGCGTCCGCGCCCTCGTGGAGTCCGGCGTCACCACAGTGCCGCCATTGTTCCTGGCGCCCACCGCGCCAGTGTCGTCGGCGGCCGTGAACTTCGTCGTCCCGTCCGTCGATCTCTCCCTCCCGCGCTCGGACGCCGTCGCGCTCGTCCGCGCCGCGGCGCGTTCGAGCGGCATCTTCCAGGTCACCAACCACGGCGTCCCGGCCGGCACCGTGGACTCGGCGCTCTCCGTGGTCAGGGCCTTCAACGAGCAGCCCTTCGCGGCGCGCTCGCCGCTCTACTCCGTCTCGTCCACCGGGGCCGTCACCTACGCCACCGTACCCATCCCGCGGCCCACGGATGGCCAGCCCGTGACCACTCCCCTCCTGTCATGGCGCGACTCGCTCATTCTCCGCTTCGACGACCGCCCAAGAGATCCCGACCTCCGCAACCTCCCCGCAGCGTGCCGGGACTCTCTGCTGGAGTACCGTCGGTCGCTGACGAGGCTCGGGAAGGAGATCGCCGGCCTGCTCGCGGAGGGGCTCGGAGTCGGGGCCGAGCGGCTGGACCCGGTTGAAGGAGTCCTGATGCAGTGCCACTACCACCCGCCGTGTCCCGAGCCGGAACGGGCCCTGGGCAGCCGCGAGCACACCGACGGAAGTTTGTTCACGGTGCTCTCACAGGACGGGGTCGGCGGGCTGCAGGtgcggctcgacggcggcgagtgGGTGGACGTGGCGCCCGGGGCCGGTACACTTCTTGTCAACATCGGGGACGTTCTAAAG GTGGTTTCGAATGATGAATACACAAGCGTGGAGCACAGGGTGGTGATCAAGTCCGCACAAGAGCCCAGGGTCTCCATTGCCCTCTTCTTCAACCCTGCCAAGCATGGCGAAACCGATTTTGTCTTCGGCCCTCTCCCGGAGCTGGTGACAGAAGAAAAGCCTGCACGGTACCGGAGTTTATCCTGGCAGCAGATGCTGGATAACAGGAGCGCATTGGGGCACGCCAAGCCGTCGGCACTTGATCAATTCAGGGTCACTGCTTCTTTGAGTTGA